A genomic stretch from Achromobacter spanius includes:
- a CDS encoding ferritin-like domain-containing protein produces MEQATRTPEKASRPFDMDVKAIRAKARQDIESGAVTDTYRADRETVLKLLNEALATEIVCVLRYKRHYFMARGLNAEPVAAEFAEHATQEQDHADRLAERIVQLGGEPNLSPKGILERSHSEYVEGKSLQDMIKENLIAERIAIDSYRQMIEYIGEQDSTTRRLLEEILAVEEEHADDLADFL; encoded by the coding sequence ATGGAACAAGCAACCCGAACCCCCGAGAAGGCCAGCCGCCCATTCGACATGGACGTGAAGGCGATCCGCGCCAAAGCACGCCAAGACATCGAGTCCGGCGCCGTCACGGACACCTATCGCGCAGACCGCGAAACCGTGCTGAAACTGCTGAACGAAGCACTGGCCACGGAAATCGTCTGTGTGCTGCGCTACAAGCGCCACTACTTCATGGCCCGTGGATTGAACGCCGAACCGGTGGCCGCGGAATTCGCCGAACACGCCACGCAAGAGCAGGATCACGCCGACCGTCTGGCCGAGCGCATCGTGCAGTTGGGCGGTGAACCGAACCTGTCTCCCAAGGGCATCCTGGAGCGCAGCCATTCGGAATACGTCGAAGGCAAAAGCCTGCAAGACATGATCAAGGAAAACTTGATCGCCGAACGTATCGCCATCGACAGCTATCGCCAGATGATCGAATACATAGGTGAACAGGACTCGACCACGCGTCGCCTGCTGGAAGAGATTCTGGCAGTGGAAGAGGAACACGCCGACGATCTGGCGGATTTCCTGTAA
- a CDS encoding TIGR00730 family Rossman fold protein translates to MNLKNICVYCGSNPGTRPDYIEQARVLARELVKRDLGLVYGGSVVGIMGVVANEVLAAGGRVIGVIPELLQKKEQAHRGLTELHLVQNMHERKAMMIEKSDGFIALPGGAGTLEEFFEVWTWAQLNMHQKPCGLLNIAGYYDALVQFVDHAVEEAFIRPQHRDMLVVEEDPALLLDRYAIYEPPNVSKWFDPITA, encoded by the coding sequence ATGAACCTGAAGAACATCTGCGTGTATTGCGGCTCGAATCCCGGCACCCGCCCGGACTACATCGAACAGGCCCGCGTGCTGGCCCGCGAATTGGTCAAGCGCGACCTGGGGCTGGTGTACGGCGGATCCGTCGTCGGCATCATGGGCGTGGTGGCCAACGAGGTGCTCGCGGCCGGTGGCCGCGTGATTGGCGTGATCCCCGAACTGCTGCAGAAAAAAGAACAGGCGCATCGCGGCCTGACCGAACTGCACCTGGTGCAGAACATGCACGAGCGCAAGGCGATGATGATCGAGAAGTCCGACGGTTTCATCGCGCTGCCTGGCGGCGCCGGCACGCTTGAAGAGTTTTTTGAAGTCTGGACCTGGGCGCAATTGAACATGCACCAGAAGCCCTGCGGCCTGTTGAATATCGCGGGGTACTACGATGCGCTGGTGCAGTTCGTGGACCACGCCGTCGAAGAAGCCTTCATCCGCCCCCAGCATCGCGACATGCTGGTCGTGGAAGAAGACCCCGCCCTGCTGCTGGATCGCTACGCCATCTACGAGCCGCCCAACGTCTCGAAGTGGTTCGATCCCATCACGGCCTGA
- a CDS encoding HAD hydrolase-like protein gives MKYDIAAFDFDGTLADTMPWFNSILNTVADKYGFRKIDLSERENLRHREASEILKYLGIPLWKLPAIMTHVRTLMQDIDPSVHLFEGIPDMLAQLKTGGMRLAVISSNSIENVQRVLGADTAALFDDYECGTDLFGKAAKIDRLMRRHEVAPERFLLVGDEMRDIDAARKAGVRVGSVAWGYNHMDALRERKPDELFTAVADLPAILA, from the coding sequence TTGAAATACGACATCGCTGCATTCGACTTCGACGGGACCTTGGCGGACACCATGCCTTGGTTCAATTCCATTCTGAACACGGTGGCCGACAAGTACGGCTTTCGCAAGATCGACTTGTCCGAACGCGAAAACCTGCGCCATCGCGAAGCCTCTGAAATCCTGAAATACCTGGGCATTCCGCTGTGGAAGCTGCCGGCCATCATGACGCACGTACGCACGCTGATGCAGGACATCGACCCCAGCGTGCACCTGTTCGAGGGCATCCCCGACATGCTCGCGCAATTGAAGACGGGCGGGATGCGCCTGGCGGTGATCAGTTCGAACTCCATTGAAAACGTGCAGCGCGTGCTGGGCGCCGACACCGCCGCGCTGTTTGACGACTATGAATGCGGCACCGACCTGTTCGGCAAGGCCGCCAAGATCGACCGCTTGATGCGGCGCCATGAAGTGGCCCCCGAACGTTTCCTGCTGGTGGGCGACGAAATGCGCGACATCGACGCCGCCCGCAAGGCAGGTGTGCGCGTCGGGTCGGTCGCCTGGGGCTATAACCACATGGACGCCCTGCGCGAACGCAAACCCGACGAACTCTTTACAGCCGTTGCCGACCTGCCCGCCATCCTGGCCTGA